The DNA segment GGGCAGCTTCTTCACTGAACGGTACAGGATAAAAATTAACTGGGTTATACCCCTGCTGGTGGCTTATGTGGCGTTGTTTATTGTAGGTTTTAGGTATTTTAGCGGGTTTTTGCTGTCCAGGGTTTTGTGGCAAAGGTTTGTGCTAACTATTCTTTTGGTTATGCCTGCGGGTTTTTTGATGGGCATGCCTTTTCCTTTAGGCATTATAAAGGCCAAACAAAGGGAACCGGGTATAATACCCTGGCTGTGGGCTGTCAATGGCTGTGCTTCAGTCATAGGCTCTATAGCGGCAGTTGTACTATCCCTGCATGGAGGGTTTTTAGTAGTAATTGGAATATCGGGCCTGCTTTACCTGGGCTGTATGGCGGTCTACAGGTATTTCTAGCATCCCTAGGGCCGGTCTTTTGGATTATTGAACATCTTTTACCAGGGGAACAAAAACTACATCCGCTATTTTTTCGGTTATTATTTCTCCGTTTTGCTTGGTTATTTTCCACAGTACCTGGTTCCATCCAGGGGGACCTACCGGTATTATCATAATTCCCCCTTCAGCCAGCTGGTTTACCAGCGGCTGGGGTATATGGTCCGGGGCTGCAGTTACTATGATGCGGTCATAGGGAGCATATTGTTCCCAGCCATAATAACCGTCATGATTGGATGTTCTTACTTGCGGGTACTTCTGTTTTAATCTTTGGCCTGCTTTTTCATATAACTCCGTTATAATTTCAACCGTATATACTTCATCAGCTATTTCGGCCAGGATAGCCGCCTGGTACCCTGAACCGGTGCCAATTTCCAAAACTTTTTCGTTTCCGGTTAGGTTTAGCTCTTCGGTCATCAAAGCTACAATGTATGGTTGTGATATGGTTTGTCCCTGCCCAATGGGCAAGGGCCGGTCAGCGTAAGCATTGTTTTTCTGGTCTTGGTCTACAAATTCATGGCGGGGTACCGTTCTTAAAGCCTCAATTACCTTTTTATCGGTAATACCCCTGGGGATTATATGTTGGTCAACCATGTCATGCCTAAGCTTATCGTATCCGCTGGTTCCCTGGTCCCGGTTTATTAAAAATATTATGACAGCAGTTATGGCCACCAGTACTGCCAGGGATAAAAAGATTATTATTTTGTGTTTTTTGGCCATCTTTTGCTCCTGGCTGTTATTAGGTTTTTTTTAAATTATGGCTGGCTAGGGATAAATTTAAAACGACTACAGCATAAATTTATAAGATATTTGCAGCTAAGTCTATATATAGATAATTTCTAAGCAAATAACCTAAATAAAAGCTATCTTTAAAATTTATTTTTCTTGTTCTAATATGTAGTTAGGCAATAGGAAGGAAACAATTATGAAAGAAGCTTATCTTTACCGCAAGCTTGGTAAAAACAGGGTAAGGTGTGATTTGTGCAGCCATTTCTG comes from the Actinomycetota bacterium genome and includes:
- a CDS encoding protein-L-isoaspartate(D-aspartate) O-methyltransferase codes for the protein MAKKHKIIIFLSLAVLVAITAVIIFLINRDQGTSGYDKLRHDMVDQHIIPRGITDKKVIEALRTVPRHEFVDQDQKNNAYADRPLPIGQGQTISQPYIVALMTEELNLTGNEKVLEIGTGSGYQAAILAEIADEVYTVEIITELYEKAGQRLKQKYPQVRTSNHDGYYGWEQYAPYDRIIVTAAPDHIPQPLVNQLAEGGIMIIPVGPPGWNQVLWKITKQNGEIITEKIADVVFVPLVKDVQ